A stretch of the Cyprinus carpio isolate SPL01 chromosome B4, ASM1834038v1, whole genome shotgun sequence genome encodes the following:
- the LOC109066147 gene encoding alpha-N-acetylneuraminide alpha-2,8-sialyltransferase-like isoform X2: MVSLRCHRSKYIWATLGVLALLWLYIFPVYRIPSDKEMVDEVLRQGQTWSRNQTGVDLYRKLLTECCDPKRMFAVTKENSPIGKVLWYDGEIYHYHTVTNETYPIFVQDTPLQLPLKKCSVVGNGGVLKHSGCGKEIDQAEFIMSFQNLLWSRKSFVESMKAYGSSYIYIPAFSMKPGTEPSLRAYHALADFASNQTVLFANPDFLKNVGQFWKNHGVHGKRLSTGLFLVSLALGLCEEVTAYGFWPFSVGLDERPVSHHYYDNILPSSRFHAMPEEFLQLWHLHKSGTLRMRVGDCAKKGQKPKKEK, translated from the exons ATGGTGTCTTTGAGATGTCACCGGAGCAAGTATATATGGGCCACTCTGGGTGTTTTGGCGTTGTTGTGGCTCTACATCTTCCCTGTGTACAGGATCCCCAGCGACAAGGAAATGGTGGATGAGGTACTGCGGCAGGGACAAACGTGGAGCAGAAACCAAACCGGAGTAGATCTGTACAG GAAACTGTTGACAGAATGCTGCGACCCAAAGAGGATGTTTGCTGTTACTAAGGAGAACTCGCCAATAGGCAAAGTCTTGTGGTACGATGGAGAGATCTACCATTATCACACGGTCACCAATGAAACCTACCCAATCTTTGTTCAG GATACACCATTGCAGCTTCCTCTGAAGAAGTGTTCAGTTGTGGGCAATGGAGGGGTCCTGAAACACAGTGGCTGTGGAAAAGAAATTGACCAAGCTGAATTTATCATGAG CTTTCAGAACCTACTGTGGTCCCGCAAATCCTTTGTAGAGAGTATGAAGGCATATGGTTCCAGCTACATCTACATACCAGCGTTCTCCATGAAGCCCGGCACTGAACCCTCCCTGCGGGCATACCACGCCCTTGCAGACTTCGCCTCCAACCAGACTGTCCTGTTTGCCAACCCGGACTTCCTTAAAAACGTTGGTCAATTCTGGAAGAACCACGGCGTCCATGGCAAACGCCTGTCCACAGGGTTGTTCCTGGTGAGCCTTGCCCTTGGCTTGTGTGAAGAGGTGACCGCTTACGGTTTCTGGCCATTTTCGGTGGGACTGGATGAGCGGCCGGTCAGCCACCATTATTATGACAACATTCTCCCATCCTCGAGATTTCACGCCATGCCTGAAGAATTTCTGCAACTCTGGCACTTGCATAAGAGCGGCACGCTGCGTATGCGGGTCGGCGATTGTGCAAAAAAAGGACAGAAGCCTAAGAAGGAAAAATAA
- the LOC109066147 gene encoding alpha-N-acetylneuraminide alpha-2,8-sialyltransferase-like isoform X1, translated as MVSLRCHRSKYIWATLGVLALLWLYIFPVYRIPSDKEMVDEVLRQGQTWSRNQTGVDLYRKLLTECCDPKRMFAVTKENSPIGKVLWYDGEIYHYHTVTNETYPIFVQDTPLQLPLKKCSVVGNGGVLKHSGCGKEIDQAEFIMRCNLPPLSKEYTTDVGTRTHLVSANPSIIEKNFQNLLWSRKSFVESMKAYGSSYIYIPAFSMKPGTEPSLRAYHALADFASNQTVLFANPDFLKNVGQFWKNHGVHGKRLSTGLFLVSLALGLCEEVTAYGFWPFSVGLDERPVSHHYYDNILPSSRFHAMPEEFLQLWHLHKSGTLRMRVGDCAKKGQKPKKEK; from the exons ATGGTGTCTTTGAGATGTCACCGGAGCAAGTATATATGGGCCACTCTGGGTGTTTTGGCGTTGTTGTGGCTCTACATCTTCCCTGTGTACAGGATCCCCAGCGACAAGGAAATGGTGGATGAGGTACTGCGGCAGGGACAAACGTGGAGCAGAAACCAAACCGGAGTAGATCTGTACAG GAAACTGTTGACAGAATGCTGCGACCCAAAGAGGATGTTTGCTGTTACTAAGGAGAACTCGCCAATAGGCAAAGTCTTGTGGTACGATGGAGAGATCTACCATTATCACACGGTCACCAATGAAACCTACCCAATCTTTGTTCAG GATACACCATTGCAGCTTCCTCTGAAGAAGTGTTCAGTTGTGGGCAATGGAGGGGTCCTGAAACACAGTGGCTGTGGAAAAGAAATTGACCAAGCTGAATTTATCATGAG ATGTAACCTTCCTCCTCTGTCCAAAGAGTACACCACTGATGTTGGTACCAGAACACACCTGGTGAGCGCGAATCCTAGCATTATTGAAAAGAA CTTTCAGAACCTACTGTGGTCCCGCAAATCCTTTGTAGAGAGTATGAAGGCATATGGTTCCAGCTACATCTACATACCAGCGTTCTCCATGAAGCCCGGCACTGAACCCTCCCTGCGGGCATACCACGCCCTTGCAGACTTCGCCTCCAACCAGACTGTCCTGTTTGCCAACCCGGACTTCCTTAAAAACGTTGGTCAATTCTGGAAGAACCACGGCGTCCATGGCAAACGCCTGTCCACAGGGTTGTTCCTGGTGAGCCTTGCCCTTGGCTTGTGTGAAGAGGTGACCGCTTACGGTTTCTGGCCATTTTCGGTGGGACTGGATGAGCGGCCGGTCAGCCACCATTATTATGACAACATTCTCCCATCCTCGAGATTTCACGCCATGCCTGAAGAATTTCTGCAACTCTGGCACTTGCATAAGAGCGGCACGCTGCGTATGCGGGTCGGCGATTGTGCAAAAAAAGGACAGAAGCCTAAGAAGGAAAAATAA